From one Suicoccus acidiformans genomic stretch:
- a CDS encoding BMP family lipoprotein: MKKNMQFMSLAVLMASIFTPVVQAEGYSVALITDQSNYQANSFSQNAVEGLNEFANNHSIPLEEGGAIAMQAFTETDYITRFVEATENDYDLIIGLGAQTEIHVEEFANANPDKAYAIIDSAIDLPNVTSVLFKDYESAFLAGIAAALETKSEKVGFIGGLDNETINAFEAGFLAGVEEINPDIEVQVTYLNGFDDANGATQATHEMIESGADIVFHAAGQAGLGMFSAIRQRLMENPEQELWAIGADVDQTREGAYFVGEEERSFTLTSTLKKAGEVIRDIAEQSYNGELEAGNIQYGVADEAIDISAGQLEGETYDIVSDYRDQIRAGELDVTALLK, from the coding sequence ATGAAGAAAAATATGCAATTCATGAGCCTAGCGGTATTAATGGCTTCTATTTTTACACCTGTAGTACAAGCAGAGGGCTATTCCGTAGCGCTTATCACTGATCAAAGTAATTACCAAGCGAACTCTTTTAGTCAGAATGCTGTCGAAGGTCTGAATGAGTTTGCGAACAATCATTCGATACCTTTAGAAGAAGGCGGTGCCATTGCGATGCAAGCCTTCACTGAAACCGACTATATTACTCGTTTCGTGGAAGCGACGGAGAATGATTATGATTTAATTATCGGCCTGGGTGCGCAAACAGAAATTCATGTTGAAGAATTTGCTAACGCAAACCCTGACAAAGCTTATGCGATTATTGACTCAGCCATCGACCTACCGAATGTTACCTCTGTCTTATTTAAAGACTATGAATCTGCTTTCTTAGCTGGTATCGCAGCTGCTTTAGAAACGAAGAGTGAGAAAGTAGGTTTCATTGGAGGATTAGATAACGAGACGATAAATGCTTTTGAGGCAGGTTTCTTGGCAGGAGTTGAGGAAATTAACCCTGATATCGAAGTTCAAGTCACTTACTTAAATGGTTTTGACGATGCGAACGGTGCAACGCAAGCAACCCATGAGATGATTGAATCAGGAGCAGATATAGTATTCCATGCAGCGGGTCAAGCAGGTTTAGGTATGTTCTCTGCGATTCGCCAAAGATTGATGGAGAATCCAGAACAAGAGTTATGGGCAATTGGCGCTGACGTGGATCAAACACGCGAAGGAGCATACTTCGTTGGTGAAGAAGAGCGTTCATTTACGTTGACGTCTACACTGAAGAAAGCTGGTGAAGTGATTCGCGATATCGCTGAGCAGTCTTATAATGGTGAACTGGAAGCGGGCAATATTCAATATGGTGTCGCTGATGAAGCGATTGATATTTCAGCTGGACAATTAGAAGGGGAGACCTATGATATTGTCTCTGACTACCGTGATCAAATCCGCGCGGGTGAATTAGACGTTACAGCTCTCTTGAAGTAA
- a CDS encoding glycerophosphodiester phosphodiesterase — protein sequence MADIIAHRGYSGKYPENTLLAFKKAYEFGAHGFELDVHMTKDGRLVVCHDETIDRTSNGSGSIQELTLKQIQSYQFLAEFPEFAETEDHQDITAPSLQEVFEWYKDLPEAFRLNIELKTDINHYPDIVQKTLSLVDEYGLADRVFISSFNAYTILEVRERNPEIETGFLTLNAILDAGEYCKRYGVENYHPYHMMLSQADVDSAKREQVRVNAYTANKPEEIQRMIALDIEGIITNEVELALSLISK from the coding sequence ATGGCAGATATTATTGCGCACCGGGGATATAGTGGGAAATATCCTGAGAACACTCTGCTGGCCTTCAAGAAAGCTTATGAATTTGGTGCACACGGCTTTGAACTAGATGTTCATATGACGAAAGATGGCAGGCTAGTAGTCTGCCACGATGAGACCATTGACCGAACGTCCAATGGATCTGGTTCTATCCAAGAATTAACCCTTAAGCAGATTCAAAGCTATCAATTTCTAGCGGAATTTCCTGAATTTGCTGAAACTGAAGACCATCAAGATATCACTGCACCAAGCCTGCAGGAAGTATTCGAATGGTATAAGGATTTACCCGAAGCATTCCGATTAAATATTGAGTTGAAGACAGATATTAATCATTATCCAGATATTGTTCAAAAGACCTTGTCACTGGTAGATGAATATGGTCTGGCAGATAGAGTCTTCATTTCTTCATTTAATGCCTATACAATCTTGGAGGTACGTGAACGAAATCCTGAGATTGAAACAGGTTTTCTTACCTTGAATGCGATTTTGGATGCTGGGGAATATTGTAAGCGATATGGAGTGGAGAATTATCATCCGTATCATATGATGCTGTCACAAGCGGATGTTGACAGTGCTAAGCGCGAACAAGTACGGGTCAATGCTTACACTGCGAATAAGCCAGAAGAGATCCAGCGAATGATTGCCTTGGATATTGAAGGAATCATTACAAATGAAGTTGAACTAGCGCTATCGCTAATTTCAAAGTAG
- a CDS encoding ABC transporter ATP-binding protein — MADLKLNKVAKVYEDGYKAVKNIDLDIKDKEFIVLVGPSGCGKSTTLRMIAGLESISEGEMYIGNQLVNNVSAKDRDIAMVFQSYALYPHMNVRDNMAFAMKMQGVSKEARYQRVNEVAKVLQLEELMDKKPGALSGGQRQRVALGRAMVRNPKVFLLDEPLSNLDAKLRVTMRSEIVNLHRELETTFIYVTHDQTEAMTMGTRIAVMSVGNVEQFDTPANLYYNPANIFVAEFIGSPQMNMITGRLWKQPESIEFHSGDLRLALPEAIVKRLTAEPVGQEVVLGIRPENINFAGELEGPNVVEIVTKNVEQVGSDTFVYYDFEGATRINSARFNPPRHVPIGETIRVELEMENIHLFDKASEQSILSPRDVDGLAQ, encoded by the coding sequence ATGGCAGATTTAAAATTAAATAAAGTAGCAAAAGTATACGAAGACGGCTACAAAGCTGTTAAGAACATTGATTTAGATATTAAAGATAAAGAGTTTATTGTGCTGGTCGGACCTTCAGGATGTGGTAAATCAACAACCTTGCGGATGATTGCTGGCTTAGAATCGATTTCTGAAGGTGAAATGTACATCGGTAATCAGCTAGTCAATAATGTCTCAGCTAAAGACCGTGATATCGCAATGGTATTCCAATCTTATGCCCTTTATCCACATATGAATGTGCGTGACAATATGGCCTTTGCGATGAAGATGCAAGGGGTCAGTAAAGAAGCACGTTACCAACGCGTCAACGAGGTGGCTAAAGTACTTCAACTTGAAGAACTTATGGACAAAAAACCTGGCGCTTTATCTGGTGGTCAACGTCAACGGGTAGCTCTTGGTCGCGCGATGGTTCGCAATCCGAAAGTCTTCTTACTAGATGAGCCTTTGTCAAACTTGGATGCTAAACTACGAGTTACTATGCGTTCTGAAATTGTAAACTTACACCGTGAGCTAGAGACAACTTTTATATATGTAACGCATGACCAAACAGAAGCCATGACGATGGGTACACGTATCGCGGTTATGAGTGTGGGGAATGTTGAGCAATTTGATACACCTGCTAACCTTTACTATAATCCAGCGAACATATTCGTTGCTGAGTTTATCGGTAGTCCGCAAATGAATATGATTACAGGTCGTCTATGGAAGCAACCAGAAAGCATTGAATTCCATTCAGGAGACTTACGTTTAGCTCTACCTGAAGCAATTGTGAAACGCTTGACAGCTGAGCCGGTAGGTCAAGAAGTGGTTTTAGGCATTCGTCCAGAGAACATTAATTTCGCTGGTGAATTAGAAGGACCTAATGTTGTTGAAATTGTAACTAAGAACGTTGAACAAGTTGGTTCAGATACCTTTGTTTATTATGATTTTGAAGGTGCAACGCGTATTAACTCGGCACGCTTCAATCCACCACGTCACGTTCCGATTGGGGAAACAATTCGGGTTGAATTAGAGATGGAGAATATTCACTTATTTGATAAAGCGAGTGAACAAAGTATTCTTAGTCCACGTGATGTAGATGGGTTGGCACAATAG
- a CDS encoding transposase: MAIHNYLVEVPKTKTSIKTAKNGTNYVYYSVETYRNKNNTPTHRERAIGKLNPDDPTTMYPNDNYLELFGAPEKIEPIQTPKAHLAAETVFLKEIAEMSGLEEVLKKVFPDYYREILNLAIYIVKKGGVMMNLEDYYSKHVLAYDLVPHSHQLNKFFEELTIDRHWSFFQEWNKYLETDTSYLAYDVTSVSTYSQNIPIAERGYNRDGEKLDQINFGTFFDPDKCLPVAYEVYNESIPDKTHFTSSLELSKILNFKDVCWVLDGGFMTEGNLEQLEEIEEEKFIMMAPLTQNKFKNKVLDEVFDLEKVDNYCYSTAANGKQVEIEINGSEYQLYLFREPMRAAEEKQTIYQRIKQEDETLAKQKGIKKKSFSSKYHNLEQVKGELKDYQKNNEKIEENLELAGTFAILTKGMDKHPDQILAIYRRRNEIEGFFNGMKNTLDTDRLRIHLISAMDGKMFVTFIALIIHSYLLNHERSDMPSDRNAPTVKALLLELEKITLYKYQGRKGVMAPLTKKQRDILEDYGINPDEFIEKVCEF, from the coding sequence ATGGCAATCCATAATTATTTAGTTGAAGTACCAAAAACAAAAACCAGCATTAAAACCGCTAAAAACGGAACTAATTATGTTTATTATTCAGTAGAAACTTACCGTAATAAAAATAACACACCTACTCATAGAGAGCGCGCTATTGGTAAATTAAATCCAGATGATCCAACTACTATGTACCCAAACGATAATTACTTAGAATTATTTGGAGCACCAGAAAAGATTGAACCAATCCAAACACCTAAAGCTCACTTAGCTGCTGAAACTGTATTCTTAAAAGAAATAGCTGAGATGAGTGGTTTAGAAGAAGTTCTAAAGAAGGTCTTTCCAGACTACTACCGTGAGATTTTAAACTTAGCTATCTACATCGTTAAAAAAGGTGGAGTAATGATGAATCTAGAAGATTATTATTCAAAACATGTACTCGCTTATGATCTAGTTCCACATTCTCATCAATTAAATAAGTTCTTTGAAGAGTTAACTATAGATAGACATTGGTCATTCTTTCAGGAGTGGAATAAGTACTTAGAAACAGACACAAGCTATCTAGCTTATGACGTAACAAGTGTATCTACTTATAGTCAAAACATACCAATAGCTGAAAGAGGATATAACCGTGACGGTGAGAAGCTAGACCAAATCAACTTTGGCACATTCTTTGATCCTGACAAGTGTCTTCCTGTTGCTTATGAAGTGTATAACGAAAGTATTCCTGATAAGACACACTTTACAAGTAGTCTTGAACTATCTAAGATTCTAAATTTTAAAGATGTTTGTTGGGTTCTTGATGGTGGCTTTATGACCGAAGGGAACCTTGAACAACTTGAAGAGATTGAAGAAGAGAAGTTTATAATGATGGCGCCACTAACTCAAAATAAGTTTAAAAATAAGGTTTTAGATGAAGTGTTTGATTTAGAAAAGGTTGATAACTACTGTTACAGCACTGCTGCTAACGGGAAGCAAGTAGAAATCGAAATCAATGGAAGTGAATATCAGCTATACTTATTTAGAGAGCCAATGCGTGCTGCAGAAGAAAAACAAACGATATATCAAAGAATAAAGCAAGAAGATGAAACGTTAGCCAAACAAAAAGGAATTAAAAAGAAAAGTTTTAGTTCTAAGTACCATAACCTAGAGCAAGTTAAAGGAGAACTAAAGGATTACCAGAAAAATAACGAAAAGATTGAAGAAAACCTTGAACTAGCAGGTACTTTTGCGATTCTTACAAAAGGAATGGATAAACATCCAGATCAGATTCTAGCTATTTATAGACGTCGTAATGAGATTGAAGGTTTCTTCAATGGCATGAAGAACACCCTTGACACAGACAGACTTAGAATTCATTTAATTTCAGCTATGGATGGCAAGATGTTCGTTACTTTCATCGCTTTGATAATACATTCTTATTTATTGAACCACGAAAGAAGTGATATGCCTAGCGATAGGAATGCACCTACTGTTAAGGCATTATTGTTAGAACTAGAGAAGATTACTC